The window CTGTAACGTTTTTGTTATAAGTTTTCGAAACAGGTATATCGTCAATTCCTTCAAGATCAAGTTCTATATATACTCCTAATTTATCTCTACGGATAACCTTTACATGCTCAAAGTTAACCATATATGATCTGTGACATCTGATAATATTTGTACCTTCCAATTGTTTATCTAAAGTTCTTAATGTGTTTCTTAAAAGAAAATCTGATAATTTACCTTTATTCAGATACTTAATAGCAACATAATTATCTGCCGATTCTAAATAAATTATATTCTCGATTGTTATTGAGATTCTAAAAACACCATTATTGTCGCGAAAAACAATTACGGAACTATCTAATGGATGTGTAATTTCTTCTCTTTCTTTTTCACTTTCAATTTGTTTCAATCTTCTGCTTTTATCTTGCAATGCAAAATAAAGTGTTGAAATAATATAGGGTAAACTTATTATTAAAGCTACATAACTCACAGCCGATTTAAAATTATCAATAATATTATATAAACCCGGAAATTTATCAAAATTAATAATTAATGAAAAAATTGTGTAAAGTATTGCTAATAAAACTATCTCACACAAAAGCCAAATTATATATTGAATATAATAAAATGAGTGTTTGTTAGCATATAAACGCATTATAAACCTACTAATTGTTAGTGCAATTATACCAGTCAAAACTAATATCAGTGATCGAAAGAAAAAATTTAAACTATAGATATCATATTTATCTAACCAAGAGAAAGGATTGTATATATATACAAAAAGTAAACCGAAAACCGCCGTAAATAAAACAAAGCTAAGAATACTCTTAACTTCAGTAAAATATTTAGGGACTAATTTTCGTGTTTCTTTCATCATAAAATTTTTGCAAAGATAACAAATTGTTTAATGTTTAGTGTTTAAGGATTGGAGATTTTTTGGGAAAGAAATTTTCTGAAAGTGTTTTGAAGTAATAGACTTAGAAAGTGAAATTCTGATAAAAACTTGAGTGATTTTTCCTTTAAACTTAGAAAGTGGAAGTTTTATATAAAAAAGCAAAAAAGAATTTTAAATTTTGCATATTAATCTTTATATAAACTTAGAAAGTATAATACATAAAAAAAAGCCCGAATCCGGGCTTTTTTTTATGTATTATACTTATTCAGAAGAACTATTCCTTAATAATTTTCTTAGTAATAACATTTTTGGGAGTAATAACTTTAAACATATAAACTCCTTTATTAAATCTTGATATATCAACAGAAGTCATATTATTTATGTTTTGCTTATGGACTAAACTTCCATTTAAATTATATACTTGAAGTTCAATTTTATAATTTTCATTATCACTATTGAAACTTATAAATACTTGATTAGTTGCAGGATTTGGATAAATAGAGATATCAAATTGATTATAATCAAATATTCCTGCGCAATTATCAATATTAATTTTAATAGATTTTTTTACGATATAGCCTTTTTCATCAATAGCTTCTAATTCAATAACAACATAATTACCTTCAAACAAAGACATATCAAGAGAAAGATATCTATCCGTATTACCAGTAGACCATTTATATTGAATAAATCCATCTCCTCCATCCAAATTAAATTCAGACTGTCTACAAACTGTTGTGTCATTTCCGAAAGGTATTGCAGTTGGTATGATAAGAGGAGTATCAAAGAACTCTAAATATTTTTCAAGTAAAGAATTAACATCTCCTTCTAAACCACCATATTCAAAAGATGAACCGATAACTTTATATGTTCCTGCATCATATGCTGTTGCACCGCCAAACTCCACTGGTGAATTATTAAATATTTGAAATGCGGGAGCAGTAGCTGTTTGATAGTCTATTCTTAAATTATCTCCATTATACGAAAAAATCAAATCTTCTGTAAAACTGCCCTCAACTCCAACAATATTAGTAAAACCCTTTAACCACGACTCTTCATTTTTATCGCCTATAACATTAAAGTATTCAAAAAGTCCGTAATTTTTATCAAAATCCCAAAAAGAACCACTTTCTAAATAGAGTCTTCCGCCATTTTCAAGATACTCAATTAATATTTTTTGATATGCTTGTGTCAAAACAAAGTTTTCCGGATAAATACCTAAGGACAAAAAGATAAGAGAGTAATTTGATAATTCGTTAATAGTTGGCATTGTTGTTACATAGGGACATTGAGCTCCCGAGAGTTTAAAAATATCCTCTTTTAATTTAGGCATCGAATTATTATTACCATCAAGATCAATAATAAGAATTGATGTTGAACCAATATAAGTTATACATTTCTCTACAAGAACTTTGTCCATCTCATCCGTAAATTTTGTTTCAAAGTAAGATACGAAACTTTCAGGACATTCACTATCTACAGTAAAATCAAATTCGACAGTGAATGATTCACCTACGGATAATTCGCTTATAACAACAGATTGTTCTGAAACCGTAACATAAATATCGCATGGTTCAACAGTAACAACCACATTCTTAGCAGGATAATTTCCATAATTTATATAAACGAGTTTAAGCCTTCCTTCTTCTCCAGGTTCTAATTTTCCATTATTATTTCCAGTTTTTTCACTAACTTCATAAGAATTTAAGCTTATAAGAGGAGCAACTATTGTTGAATAAAAAGAGTTATTAATATCATTTTCAAACTTAAGATAAAAAAGACATTCAGAGGTCATTGCATCTACATCAACAATATATTTAATATTCTCAATCAAAGTTGTTTCTCCAGGCTGTAAGGCCGGGATTGTTATTTCATTAGTAATCAATAATATGTATTGATTATTACATAAAATTGTAGCATTCAGTTCCGGAGCCGCAATTAATCCGATATTTTCAATCGTCAGATTTATCAATATTTCTTCTCCATGATTAATGATTCCATCGTTATTTCCAAGTATATCACTAAAGCTATTTTCAATACTAAACTTAAAACTATTATTAACTACCTTTAAATTTTGAAAATAATGGAACCTATTATGTGCGGTAATATGAAGTTCCAGCACATCATTAACATCAAGATTTAATGAGGAAAGATTTATATTTACTAATCCATTTTCATCAGAAGTCGTTCGATAAATGAGAGTATTATCTTTCATTAATGCAATTCGTGCGAAAGCCGTATTACAAACAAACTGCAAATTTTCATCAGGGAAAATTATATTTGAAATATTAACTGTAATCTCAGTTGGTTTTTGAGTCCAGACTTCCATAGAAGGGTCGCCAAAAAGGTTAACTTCATAGGCTGTCCACCTAAAATAGCCGCTTTCATTCAACCAACTTGTGTATTTCTCTTTGGAATATCTATTCGCGTCGCCAACTTTCGGATAATTTGCATTATAAATACCATCATAAAACAACCTGTCATAGAATTGTGAGGAACTGTTTGTGCCACCTGGCATATACCAACCATAACGTGAATTTGCAATACAAGCTACATTTGCAGTAGGCAGAGTTGATATAATTTCCGCAAAACAATCGGTTGTACCATAAGAGTTCTCACCAGTATTTCTATTATCCATTGAACCATTATAACATCCTTGAGAATAGTGAATTACAAAAGATCTACTAATACCATCATTTGTAAAATTATTTGTTGTTAATGATGCGTTACCAATTTTCATATTGTAATCAACATTCGAATGACCTAAATGATTCAACATATTAACGCCTTTTTCATTATATGCTTTTTTGATATCGGCCAGGCCCCAGTTTTTATCACGTTCATATAAGCGTGAAATTTCTATATTCTCAGGTATTCCTGCAGAATAAAACCCATGATTATATGTGCCGGCAACTATTTCATCTTTATAATTTCCTCCCCATGTATATGAATCTAAAGATTCACCAACCATCAATGCTTTTTCAATATCATCAACTACAGGGCGGTCTTGATACAACATTAATTTATTAATAAAGTTATTTAGCTCATCGTGACTATCAATACATAGTCTTCCAACACTTACTTCTGCATAATAATCAATCTCGTCCGGTTCTCCCCACAAATCATTATTATTTTCATTCCATGTTCCGTTGAGATTCGAATAATACATATCAGCCGGAATACACGGATCATCTAATGCTGCAAAACCTCTGCACGGAATAATATTTTCAGACTCATTTTTAGTATCAGCATCGCCAACAAGAATTAAATATTGCAAACTTTTATTATCATAATAATCTTTTACACAATTTCTTATCTTATCCTGATTATCTACACCCGAATATTTCTGATATATATTTTCGGTAGTTTCTATTGCTGTATAATATCCGAATTTATTTTTAAAAACACTATACTCATCTAATTGTGATGCATATTCCGAAGAAGTAATAAATAAAACATCAACCTCATCGTTACTTTTTACATTATTATAAGAGTACGATTTTAATGCAGAGTTATTATTTACAAGATTATTAATTCTAGTAATTGTTTGAATTTTATTATTTGCCTGAAATTCTGATTTTTTATCCTTAGAATTATTCTTGAAAGTAATACTTTTTATCAACTTTATTACACCATCCGCAGGATAATATTCTGCTGCATATATACTTAAAGACGTAATACCGTATCCTCCCAAATAATGAGTTTTTGTAGCATTAATATTTATTGAAGGATATTTTGAATTTGATAAATATATTTCGTCATTTTCAACTATGTTGATAGTTTTATTTTCACTTGAAATAGGGACAGGAGTCGCTGCCGGTAATAACTTCCCCTCTACAACATTATCATAATACTCGATATCCGTAATTGTTATTCCTACTGATGCTCTATCTTGTTCTTCGAGTATAGAATAATGCATAAATGGAATAATCGGATTCCCTGGCATTGTAATTTCATGCAGGTCTTCATAAATCAGCTCAATATATTCGCCATTATTGATTATATCAGGATAATCGAATTCTAATCTTATTTCTTGAGAAAACAAATTCAAAGCCAACGAAGCTAAAAAAATTGATAGTAATATTATTTTTTTCATATAAACATAATTTTAATTTCTTATTAATAATTTAAATATACTATTAACTCATCGTAAAATATATAACATGCAAAGATAAACTTTTTAACAATACTTTAATTCTATAATAGCAGAAATTTAGGGTTAGTATATAACTTAATAAATATGATTATTAAAAATTTTATTATCATTCAATGATATAGAATTTATCCTCATTTTTATAATCATAATATTGATGAGCATCTACATAATTTTTAATGTCACCAAATATCTTATCAAAAATTAAATTAACAAAATCGTTTTTTATTTCATTTTTTAAATAAAAAGTATAACTGCTCCATTTATATTTTACATAATTCTTTATTTTCCTATGGATTTGAGGATTTTTGTGAATATATATCCATACGTTTCGTAAATACTTTTCGGAAGTAATTAACTTTCTTCTAAAATTCTTTCTAAAAAGGCTTCCGGATCGATTAAACACTTTATTGAAAGCTTTTGCATATGACATAAAACATCTACGCAACATTTCACTTATAATAATACTAACAACATTTCGCTTGCCAATAATCCGATGACGTTTAATAACTTTATCCAAACCTTTTACCATAGGTATTTGTTTTACAATTTCATTATATGATTTAACTCTAAATAGAAGATGATAGTGGTTATCCATTAAACAAGTGCCAATAATATCTACAAACTGTCCTAAATATTTATCTAATTTGGACAGAAAATATATTCTATTTTCATTTGTCTTAAAAATATTTCCCCCATTATTACCTTGATTAAAAACATGATAAATCTGATCTTCTAACATTGGTTGATGCAAATTAGACCAACTATTCGGGTTTTTCATAATAAAAAATTTTAGTATTATAAATATAATTGCAGAAATTGTCAATTTGCACCCATAAACAAAGTTTCATTAAACTTTCTAAGTCTATCAGAATTTTAAATGCATTTATATTAAAACCTGTTATTACGGTTGAATATATTTTTTACTAAACATAAAATGTATTTTTTTTCTATCTTTGCGCATTATTACATTACTTCATCTCATGACTGTTGACTTATTCGTTCCATGCTATATTGACCAATTTCATCCAGAAACTGCTTTTAATGCCATTAAAATTTTAGAAAAATGTGGTATTGAAGTAAATTACAATCCAGAACAAACCTGTTGTGGAAAAGAAGTTTATGATGCTGGATTTTTTGATAAAGCTAAAATTCTTAGTGAAAAATTTCTGGATGATTTTAACAACAAAAATATTATTGTAGGACTGTCACCTGCTTGTGTTAGTCATATACAAACTAATTATCAAAATATATTCCACAATTCAGGAAGTCATTATGACTATTTAGAAATCAGAAATAATATTTTTGAATTAACAGATTTTCTCGTAAATAAAATAAGAATGATAGATTTTGGTGCAAATTTCGAAGCGAATGCATATTATCATGATTCATGTCATGCTCTTAGAAAGTATTCGCATTGTCTCAAAGAAGAGCCGCGTATATTGTTAAATAATATTATTGGATTAAATCTTATTGAAGTAGAAGATTATGAGTGTTGTGGGTTTGGTGGACTTTTTTCTGTAAAATACAATTCAATTTCATCCGCAATGACAGCTCAAAAAGTTCAAAAAGCCATGCAATTAGGTGTTTCTCATATTATTTCAGCCGATTGCTCATGTTTGATGAATCTTAATGCATACATCAAAAAACATAATTTACCTATTTCAACAATTCATATTGCTGATGTAATTGCAAATTCTTTATAAAAATTAATATGACTGAAGAAGTTTTTTATCAAAAAATAGCATCTCAACTCAATTTAAATTTCATACAAGTAAAAAATACCATAGAATTACTCGAAAGTGGTAATACTATACCATTTATTGCCCGATATAGAAAAGAAGCTACCGGAAGTTTAAGCGAAGTTATAATTGCCTCGATAAATAATTTACTTTCTAAGTTTAAGGAAATAGAAAAACGTCGCGAATATATCTTGCAAACAATTCTTGAATTAGATCAATTAACTGATGAATTAAAGCAACAAATTGAGAATGTAGAAACACTTGAGGAGTTGGAAGATTTATACCTTCCGTATAAACCCAAAAGAAGAACTAGAGCTACAATTGCAAGAGAAAAAGGTTTGGAAGGTTTAGCCAAAATCATTATGGCTCAAAATTACAATGATATTGAAGCTATTGCAGAGAAATTTCTTAATGAGGAAAAAGAGGTTTTTTTAGTTGAAGAAGCTATTGTCGGAGCATCAGACATAATTGCTGAATGGGTTAATGAAAATGCTTATGTTCGATCCCGTATACGCAAATTATTTGAAAATGAGGCTTATATTCTTTCAAAAATTATAAATTCAAAAGAGGAGGAAGGTTCATTATATAAGCAGTATTTTGATTATAAAGAACTGGCTAAAAAGGCCCCATCTCACAGAATTCTTGCTGTCTTTAGAGGAGAGAATGAAAAATTCTTGCGTGTAAACATAACTCCGGATAAAGATAAGGCTATTATGATTCTTGAAAAGTTTTTTGTTAAAAATGATTCTCAAGCAGCTGAAATCGTTACATCTGCTATAAAAGATTCATATAGCAGATTAATGGAACCTTCTATCGAAACTGAAATCCGTGCGACACTAAAAGAAAAAGCCGATAAAGCCGCGATTGAAGTTTTTTCTGACAATCTTAGGCAGCTTCTAATGACTCCACCATTATATAATAAAAATGTTTTAGCCATTGACCCTGGATTTAGAACCGGATGTAAAGTTACCATTCTTGATAAAACAGGAAAATTGCTTAATAATGTTACTATTTATCCGCATCCTCCTGAAAACAAAGTTAAGGATGCAATAAACAAGTTAACATATCTTGTCGAAGCATACAAAATTGATGCAATAGCTATAGGCAACGGTACCGCCGGTAGAGAAACCGAAAATTTTATTAAGCGAATTCATTTTAATAGAGATATTATAGCTGTAATGGTTAACGAAAGTGGGGCTTCAATCTACAGTGCTTCTGCAATAGCACGCGAAGAATTTCCAGATTACGATTTAACTGTTCGCGGCTCCGTTTCAATAGGTCGTAGGTTGATTGATCCGCTTGCAGAATTAGTAAAAATTGATCCGAAATCTATTGGTGTCGGCCAATATCAACATGACGTAAACCAAACAAAATTGCAAGAAAGTTTAAATCAAGTTGTTGAAAGCTGTGTAAATTCAGTTGGTGTTGATGTTAATACCGCTTCGAAGCAATTACTAACTTATGTTTCAGGTTTAGGTCCGGTTTTAGCTCAAAATATCATTGATTACAGAAATCAAAATTCCAATTTCTCTTCAAGAGAAGAATTAAAAAAAGTTGCTCGCTATGGAAATAAAGCATTTGAACAATCAGCAGGTTTCCTCAGAATTAGAAATGGTAAAAATTCCTTAGACAACAGTGCGGTTCATCCGGAATCTTATCCTATAGTGGAAAAAATGGCCTTAGACTTAGAAAGTGATATTAAGGAGCTCATTGGCAACAAAAAACTCCTCGAAAAAATCAATCTCAATAAATACATCACTAAAGATGTCGGATTACCTACTTTAAACGACATCATAAATGAATTAGCAAAACCAGGTCGCGATCCGCGTAACGAATTTGAAATATTTGAATTTGACAAAAATATCAATTCTATTCAAGATGTCAGAGAAGGAATGGTATTACCTGGAATCATAACTAATATAACCTCTTTCGGAGCTTTCGTAGATATTGGGGTTCACCAAGACGGTTTGGTACATATTTCTCAAATAGCAGATAAATATATTTCCGATCCTTCTGAGTATGTAAAGTTGAATCAAAAAGTTATGGTAAAAGTTTTGGAAGTTGATGTCGACAGAAAAAGGATTTCATTATCAATGAAAAATATATAACCCGTTTTTTCGTTATGATTTAGGTTAGTAATATTAAAAAATTATTAATATGAAATCATCATAGCAAATAATTTATCTAAGCGAATAAAAAAAATAATCTATATTCGTTTCATGATTAAAAATTAAGTTTTATTGAAATCAAGTATTTGTCAATATATACAATTTAATTAAAAAAAAATAAACAAAAATATTTACGCATGAAAAAACATCTTTTAAAGCATACATTATTAATTATTACGTTTATATTGTTTTGCTTTACTTCTGATGCACAAATAATAAAAGCATATGTTGCCGGTGGATGCAATCTATCACAAATTGATGGAGATCAGGCATACGGTTACAAAAAATTCGGGGCAAACGTCGGAATAGGAGTAAATTTTAACATTCTTCCTTTTATGTCGGCATCAATTGAAGCAAATTTTAATCAAAAGGGCGCTAAACAGAAAGCCACTATTTACAACATTGAAACCGATCGTACTGGAGCATACAAAATAAATATCAACTATGCCGAGATACCTATTTTGTTATATTTTACAGACAAAGATCAATTATTTAAATTTGGTGTTGGTTTTTCATACGCAAGAATGGTTAATAATGCACGCGAAGAATGTTACAGAACAGATCATTCAAATTATATCATATATAACAAAACTGATGCAATGATTTCTTATGCAGATTTTGTTCCAGTCAATGAATCATTAAAAAACTTCGAATATTATGAAGTAGTTAAAGAATGGAATGAAAAAAACGGGAAACTAAATTCTAATGATTTCAGTGTGATTGCCAGTATCGAAGCAAGAATTTGGCAAAGATTGAAATTTGAGGTAAGATTTGCTTATTCATTAAAGCATTTAAGAACTTCTGATTATTACAGACAATATGTTAATGAAATTCCGGATGGTGTAGAAACTTACCAGGACGGAGAATTTTTGGCTTTCAAAAGAAAAGAATATAACAATACTTTAAGTTTCAGATTAATTTATGTTTTCAACGAAAGACAAGCCGAAAGAAATAAGGCATTAATTTCAACACGACAAGGAGATTTGAGATAATGAAAGAAGAAACGAAGGAATTAGCAGAATTAGCATATAAACTTGCTTACGACTATGATTTGGAATACGGATTTTGTCCGCAATGTGTATTAGCTGCAATTCAAGATATTAAAGACGATATTCCTGATGACTTGATTAAATCGTCACAAACATTAAGCGGCGGCGGCGGATTAATGGGTATAGGTTCATGCGGTGCTTTGCAAGGCGGATTATTAGCTATTGGCTTTTATCACGGTCGACAACGAAAAGACTTTGGGCGAAAAAGAAATATTCTTGCTTTAGAATTGTCAAGTCAATTAATAAAAAAGTTCAAAGAAGTTTATGGCGATAATATTTCATGTTTTGGAATTCAAAAGATGATGAGCGGGAGGAGTTTTAATAATTGGGATCCCGAAGATGCTAAGGCGTTCCGTGAAAGTGTTTGTAAAAAAGGTTGTGCTGAACTTTCAGGTAATGTTGCAAAATGGACGATTGAATTATTGGAAAAATAAGTATAAAGGAAAAAATACAAAAAATAAATAATCAAATAAGAAACAAAGTCCGGAAACTGAAAACTTCTAATTTATTTTTTGTCGGAAAAAACATTTAATTAAAAAAATTATTGTACTTTTGCAGTTCGAATTTAGTATCGTAAAATTATAAAGAAAAAAAATATGTATTTAAGTCCGGAAATTAAGGAGAATTTTTTCAAAGAACACGGTAGTTCAATAAGTGATACCGGTTCAACAGAAGGTCAAATAGCTTTGTTCTCATACAGAATCAAACATTTAACCGAACATTTGAAAAAAAATAAAAAAGATTTGGTAACCGAACGCTCACTTGTACGTTTGGTAGGTAAAAGAAGGAAACTTCTTGATTACCTAAAAAAGAATGATATCGAAAGATATAGGGCTATCGTTAAAAAGCTCGGATTAAGAAAGTAATTTCTAAAAAAAATAAAAGGCAATTAAAAGTTGATTGCCTTTTTTTATATTTATATAGTTTTAAATAAGTCATAATAAAAAATAAAATGTCAATACAAGGAATAACTTCATCTTTTAAGTTACCTAACGGAGAAGAAGTAATCATAGAAACCGGAAAATTAGCTAAACAAGCCAACGGTTCAGCGGTTGTTAAGATTGGTGACACAATGCTACTTGCAACGGTTGTAGCAAAAGAGGAAGCTGCAGAAAATACTGATTTTATGCCTCTTTCTGTTGAATATAAAGAAAAATATTACTCTGTCGGAAGATTTCCGGGTGGATTCTTCAAACGTGAGGCCAAACCTTCGGATTATGAAATATTAATTTCAAGATTAGTTGATAGAGCTTTACGCCCCTTATTTCCTGATGATTTTCACGCTGAAGTACAAGTGCAAGTTACTCTTATATCGGGAAATAAAAACGTTCTTCCCGATGCATACGCTGCTCTTGCGGCTTCATCTGCAATTGCAGTTTCCGACATCCCGTTTCATGGTGCAATATCTGAGGTCAGAGTAGCTCAAATCAACGGAGAGTTCGTCATCAATCCTAAAGTTGATGAACTTGAAAATTCGACTCTCGAATTAATCGTTGCCGCTGATAAAGATAACATTATGATGGTTGAAGGCGAATGTAAAGAGGTTTCGGAAGAAACAATGATAGATGCGCTTAAATTTGCTCACGATGCAATCAAAATACAATGTAAAGCTCAAGAAGAACTCGCAGCTAAAATTGAGAAAGCCCAAAATAAATACGAATACAGTCACGAAACAAATGATGAAGAACTTCGCAATAAGATTTATGATTTTTGTTATGATAGATGCTACGGGGTTGCCGGCTCTCACATCAGTAATAAAAAATTAAGATCACAAAAATTCAATGAAATAAAAGATGATTTTATAGCTGAATTAAGCGAAGAAGAAGCCGAAGAAAAGGCTTTTATGATTGATAGATATTTCCACGATACGGAAAAAGAAGCAATAAGAAATTATATTCTAGATAACAAAAAACGTATTGATGGAAGAAATCTTGATGAAATAAGACCTATTTGGTGCGAAGTTGATTATTTGCCTTCAGCACACGGATCGGCAATATTTACAAGAGGTGAAACACAATCATTAACCGCCGTAACTCTCGGAACAAAATTAGACGAACAGATTATTGACGGTGCCATTGTTGAAGGGAAAGAGAAATTAATCTTACATTATAACTTTCCTTCATTCTCAACAGGTGAGGTAAGACCTTCAAGAGGCGTAAGTCGTCGCGAAGTCGGTCACGGGAACTTAGCATTAAGAGCTTTAAAAGGTATGATCCCTGATGATCCTGAAGTTAATCCGTATACAATTCGTATAGTTTCTGATATTTTAGAATCGAACGGTTCATCTTCAATGGCTACTGTTTGTGCAGGAACTCTTGCACTTATGGATGCCGGCGTAAAAATGAAAAAACCTGTTACCGGAATTGCTATGGGTTTAATCACAGATAACAACCGTTACGTTGTTTTATCCGATATATTAGGTGATGAAGATCATCTTGGCGATATGGACTTCAAAGTTACCGGAACTAGAGACGGAATTACAGCTTGTCAAATGGATATCAAAGTTGACGGATTACCTTACGAAATATTAGCTAAAGCTTTGGATCAAGCAAAGCAAGGCAGATTACATATCCTTAATAAAATCTCGGAAACTTTAGCAGAACCAAGAACCGACTA is drawn from Bacteroidales bacterium and contains these coding sequences:
- a CDS encoding RNA-binding transcriptional accessory protein encodes the protein MTEEVFYQKIASQLNLNFIQVKNTIELLESGNTIPFIARYRKEATGSLSEVIIASINNLLSKFKEIEKRREYILQTILELDQLTDELKQQIENVETLEELEDLYLPYKPKRRTRATIAREKGLEGLAKIIMAQNYNDIEAIAEKFLNEEKEVFLVEEAIVGASDIIAEWVNENAYVRSRIRKLFENEAYILSKIINSKEEEGSLYKQYFDYKELAKKAPSHRILAVFRGENEKFLRVNITPDKDKAIMILEKFFVKNDSQAAEIVTSAIKDSYSRLMEPSIETEIRATLKEKADKAAIEVFSDNLRQLLMTPPLYNKNVLAIDPGFRTGCKVTILDKTGKLLNNVTIYPHPPENKVKDAINKLTYLVEAYKIDAIAIGNGTAGRETENFIKRIHFNRDIIAVMVNESGASIYSASAIAREEFPDYDLTVRGSVSIGRRLIDPLAELVKIDPKSIGVGQYQHDVNQTKLQESLNQVVESCVNSVGVDVNTASKQLLTYVSGLGPVLAQNIIDYRNQNSNFSSREELKKVARYGNKAFEQSAGFLRIRNGKNSLDNSAVHPESYPIVEKMALDLESDIKELIGNKKLLEKINLNKYITKDVGLPTLNDIINELAKPGRDPRNEFEIFEFDKNINSIQDVREGMVLPGIITNITSFGAFVDIGVHQDGLVHISQIADKYISDPSEYVKLNQKVMVKVLEVDVDRKRISLSMKNI
- a CDS encoding LytTR family transcriptional regulator DNA-binding domain-containing protein, producing the protein MMKETRKLVPKYFTEVKSILSFVLFTAVFGLLFVYIYNPFSWLDKYDIYSLNFFFRSLILVLTGIIALTISRFIMRLYANKHSFYYIQYIIWLLCEIVLLAILYTIFSLIINFDKFPGLYNIIDNFKSAVSYVALIISLPYIISTLYFALQDKSRRLKQIESEKEREEITHPLDSSVIVFRDNNGVFRISITIENIIYLESADNYVAIKYLNKGKLSDFLLRNTLRTLDKQLEGTNIIRCHRSYMVNFEHVKVIRRDKLGVYIELDLEGIDDIPVSKTYNKNVTEHFLKHSSNN
- a CDS encoding (Fe-S)-binding protein, with translation MTVDLFVPCYIDQFHPETAFNAIKILEKCGIEVNYNPEQTCCGKEVYDAGFFDKAKILSEKFLDDFNNKNIIVGLSPACVSHIQTNYQNIFHNSGSHYDYLEIRNNIFELTDFLVNKIRMIDFGANFEANAYYHDSCHALRKYSHCLKEEPRILLNNIIGLNLIEVEDYECCGFGGLFSVKYNSISSAMTAQKVQKAMQLGVSHIISADCSCLMNLNAYIKKHNLPISTIHIADVIANSL
- a CDS encoding C-GCAxxG-C-C family protein encodes the protein MKEETKELAELAYKLAYDYDLEYGFCPQCVLAAIQDIKDDIPDDLIKSSQTLSGGGGLMGIGSCGALQGGLLAIGFYHGRQRKDFGRKRNILALELSSQLIKKFKEVYGDNISCFGIQKMMSGRSFNNWDPEDAKAFRESVCKKGCAELSGNVAKWTIELLEK
- a CDS encoding PorT family protein, whose amino-acid sequence is MKKHLLKHTLLIITFILFCFTSDAQIIKAYVAGGCNLSQIDGDQAYGYKKFGANVGIGVNFNILPFMSASIEANFNQKGAKQKATIYNIETDRTGAYKININYAEIPILLYFTDKDQLFKFGVGFSYARMVNNAREECYRTDHSNYIIYNKTDAMISYADFVPVNESLKNFEYYEVVKEWNEKNGKLNSNDFSVIASIEARIWQRLKFEVRFAYSLKHLRTSDYYRQYVNEIPDGVETYQDGEFLAFKRKEYNNTLSFRLIYVFNERQAERNKALISTRQGDLR
- a CDS encoding C25 family cysteine peptidase codes for the protein MKKIILLSIFLASLALNLFSQEIRLEFDYPDIINNGEYIELIYEDLHEITMPGNPIIPFMHYSILEEQDRASVGITITDIEYYDNVVEGKLLPAATPVPISSENKTINIVENDEIYLSNSKYPSININATKTHYLGGYGITSLSIYAAEYYPADGVIKLIKSITFKNNSKDKKSEFQANNKIQTITRINNLVNNNSALKSYSYNNVKSNDEVDVLFITSSEYASQLDEYSVFKNKFGYYTAIETTENIYQKYSGVDNQDKIRNCVKDYYDNKSLQYLILVGDADTKNESENIIPCRGFAALDDPCIPADMYYSNLNGTWNENNNDLWGEPDEIDYYAEVSVGRLCIDSHDELNNFINKLMLYQDRPVVDDIEKALMVGESLDSYTWGGNYKDEIVAGTYNHGFYSAGIPENIEISRLYERDKNWGLADIKKAYNEKGVNMLNHLGHSNVDYNMKIGNASLTTNNFTNDGISRSFVIHYSQGCYNGSMDNRNTGENSYGTTDCFAEIISTLPTANVACIANSRYGWYMPGGTNSSSQFYDRLFYDGIYNANYPKVGDANRYSKEKYTSWLNESGYFRWTAYEVNLFGDPSMEVWTQKPTEITVNISNIIFPDENLQFVCNTAFARIALMKDNTLIYRTTSDENGLVNINLSSLNLDVNDVLELHITAHNRFHYFQNLKVVNNSFKFSIENSFSDILGNNDGIINHGEEILINLTIENIGLIAAPELNATILCNNQYILLITNEITIPALQPGETTLIENIKYIVDVDAMTSECLFYLKFENDINNSFYSTIVAPLISLNSYEVSEKTGNNNGKLEPGEEGRLKLVYINYGNYPAKNVVVTVEPCDIYVTVSEQSVVISELSVGESFTVEFDFTVDSECPESFVSYFETKFTDEMDKVLVEKCITYIGSTSILIIDLDGNNNSMPKLKEDIFKLSGAQCPYVTTMPTINELSNYSLIFLSLGIYPENFVLTQAYQKILIEYLENGGRLYLESGSFWDFDKNYGLFEYFNVIGDKNEESWLKGFTNIVGVEGSFTEDLIFSYNGDNLRIDYQTATAPAFQIFNNSPVEFGGATAYDAGTYKVIGSSFEYGGLEGDVNSLLEKYLEFFDTPLIIPTAIPFGNDTTVCRQSEFNLDGGDGFIQYKWSTGNTDRYLSLDMSLFEGNYVVIELEAIDEKGYIVKKSIKINIDNCAGIFDYNQFDISIYPNPATNQVFISFNSDNENYKIELQVYNLNGSLVHKQNINNMTSVDISRFNKGVYMFKVITPKNVITKKIIKE